The following coding sequences are from one Paenibacillus sp. FSL R5-0912 window:
- a CDS encoding response regulator — MNILLVDDDYYVIAALQKRMDWALLQIETVFTASNVSQAQDILENHSVQILISDIEMPQGSGLELLAWIRERQYRIQTILLTNYADFNYAQKAIELQSFEYFLKPIEFDKLMLIIQKAILRAREQQHNEKAIQEGQYWQKNQAKILEHFWRKLVNDSTAFPIRTSAIFQAMEEQNLSYQMNEIIQPVLFNLFPHNGSMGKEEKYLFDFALLNVLYELFMSPLFSIESILEYKESNWIAILKWNSAPELHLLEGLCSSFIQKANPYLKCDACCTIGLSGELGEVGSIFKSTLTMDEEITRSRNHTFLVETYLQHSKAAYLPPDLTQLEELLSQNNLSAFLAEVTGYLRGMLRGRALDTSVLSLFRLDIVQLVYSFLKMKGIQVHKLYTGKTHDQLLLHSLASIEDMEEYLNYLVSTAMKYRDFTSQPQSVAEEIKQYIHTHYGDDLTRGDLAEIVYLNPDYLARLFKKETGISLGSYVIQVRIAAAKHLLETTHHSVYTIANKVGYSNYSYFSKLFKQEVGLPPNEYKKDQHSQSVL, encoded by the coding sequence ATGAATATTTTGCTGGTTGATGATGACTACTATGTAATTGCCGCGCTGCAAAAGAGAATGGACTGGGCGCTGCTTCAGATCGAAACCGTGTTCACTGCGAGCAATGTGTCACAGGCCCAGGACATCCTGGAGAACCATTCTGTGCAGATTCTCATCTCCGATATCGAGATGCCGCAGGGGAGCGGGCTGGAGCTGCTGGCCTGGATCAGAGAGCGGCAATACAGGATCCAGACGATCCTGCTGACTAACTATGCCGATTTCAACTATGCCCAGAAGGCGATTGAGCTGCAGAGCTTCGAGTACTTCCTGAAGCCGATCGAATTCGACAAGCTGATGCTGATTATCCAGAAAGCGATATTACGTGCCCGGGAGCAGCAGCATAACGAGAAGGCCATTCAGGAAGGGCAATACTGGCAAAAGAATCAGGCGAAAATTCTCGAGCACTTCTGGCGCAAGCTGGTCAATGACAGCACGGCCTTCCCTATCCGGACCTCTGCCATCTTCCAGGCCATGGAGGAGCAGAACCTGAGCTATCAGATGAATGAGATCATCCAGCCTGTGCTCTTCAATCTCTTCCCCCATAACGGCAGCATGGGCAAGGAAGAGAAGTACCTGTTTGATTTCGCACTGCTGAATGTGCTGTATGAGCTGTTCATGAGCCCGCTTTTCTCGATCGAGAGCATCCTTGAATATAAGGAATCGAACTGGATCGCCATTCTGAAATGGAACAGCGCACCTGAGCTTCACCTACTGGAAGGGCTGTGTAGTTCTTTTATTCAAAAAGCCAATCCGTATTTAAAATGCGATGCCTGCTGTACGATCGGCTTATCTGGTGAACTTGGCGAGGTCGGCAGTATCTTCAAATCCACCCTCACGATGGATGAGGAGATTACCCGCAGCCGCAACCATACCTTCCTGGTGGAGACCTATCTGCAGCATAGCAAAGCCGCCTATCTTCCGCCGGATCTGACGCAGCTGGAGGAGCTACTCAGCCAGAACAACCTTTCCGCCTTTCTGGCCGAGGTGACTGGATACCTGCGGGGGATGCTCCGGGGCCGGGCGCTGGATACCTCTGTCCTCAGCCTGTTCCGGCTTGATATCGTGCAGCTCGTCTACTCCTTCCTCAAAATGAAGGGCATTCAGGTTCACAAATTATATACTGGCAAAACCCATGACCAGCTGCTGCTGCACTCGCTGGCTTCCATTGAAGATATGGAGGAATACCTGAACTATCTGGTCAGCACGGCGATGAAATACCGGGACTTCACCTCGCAGCCCCAGTCGGTAGCCGAAGAGATCAAGCAATACATCCATACCCATTACGGCGATGATCTGACCCGGGGCGATCTGGCAGAGATTGTCTACCTGAATCCGGATTATCTGGCCCGGCTGTTCAAGAAGGAGACCGGCATTTCCTTAGGCAGCTATGTCATTCAGGTCCGAATCGCCGCTGCCAAGCACCTGCTCGAAACGACCCACCATTCCGTCTATACCATTGCGAACAAGGTAGGCTACTCTAACTACTCTTATTTCTCCAAGCTGTTCAAGCAGGAGGTCGGCCTGCCGCCGAATGAATATAAGAAGGATCAGCATTCTCAATCGGTGCTGTAG
- a CDS encoding ABC transporter substrate-binding protein, with translation MLSTKKIFLPLTFLLLMLILASCGQSNNSNNAAPASAAATAAATEAPAATPEATEPATAATRLYTDYKKREVEIPTDPQHIVYVGSNPGDLLALGIKPIGASLSVIGTQVAYPDLLEGIEDIGYPFSPEKILALSPDLIIFDDWDETGIEALSQIAPTVVVGLDGTFPTEERVRQIAELFGRTEQADTWFNAYKAKVSSVKEQLNLTEGETATSLLVLGSDLYIMGNKGLNETLYGQLGFKPTEGVQKLIDADERFANISDEVLTQYIGTHMFILTDNSSETVARQTALTDSGLWKAIPAVKEGRVYTFDSKYNFDDPITLDRLLDEITSIFSSPGTK, from the coding sequence ATGCTAAGCACAAAAAAGATATTTCTTCCATTAACCTTCCTTCTACTAATGTTAATCCTGGCCTCCTGCGGACAATCGAACAACAGTAACAACGCAGCTCCAGCTTCTGCGGCTGCAACGGCGGCTGCTACTGAAGCACCTGCTGCCACTCCGGAGGCAACTGAGCCCGCTACGGCTGCAACACGGCTGTACACGGATTATAAAAAGAGAGAGGTAGAAATCCCGACCGATCCGCAGCATATTGTATATGTCGGCAGCAATCCTGGTGACCTTCTGGCGCTTGGAATAAAGCCTATAGGGGCTTCGCTTAGCGTCATCGGGACGCAGGTTGCCTACCCCGATCTGCTCGAAGGCATTGAAGATATCGGATACCCTTTCTCTCCTGAGAAGATCCTGGCCCTATCACCGGACCTGATTATTTTTGACGACTGGGATGAGACCGGGATTGAGGCGTTAAGCCAAATTGCACCGACCGTAGTAGTCGGCCTTGACGGCACCTTCCCGACGGAAGAGCGTGTACGGCAGATTGCTGAATTGTTCGGCCGCACGGAACAGGCGGATACCTGGTTCAACGCTTATAAAGCAAAGGTTTCCTCCGTGAAGGAGCAGCTGAACTTAACAGAAGGCGAAACCGCTACGTCCCTGCTTGTCCTGGGCTCTGATCTGTATATCATGGGCAACAAAGGCCTGAACGAAACGCTGTACGGACAGCTCGGATTCAAACCGACAGAAGGTGTCCAGAAGCTGATTGATGCCGACGAACGGTTCGCGAACATCTCCGACGAGGTGCTGACGCAGTATATCGGCACACACATGTTCATTCTGACCGACAACAGCAGCGAAACCGTAGCGAGACAGACGGCACTTACAGATAGCGGCTTATGGAAAGCTATTCCTGCCGTCAAAGAAGGCCGCGTCTACACCTTCGACAGCAAGTACAACTTCGACGACCCGATTACGCTGGACAGGCTGCTGGATGAGATCACCAGTATCTTTAGTAGTCCGGGGACCAAATAA
- a CDS encoding Gfo/Idh/MocA family protein, whose product MSTIKLCFIGAGFHAATNIYPAAVEAKADIQAIATRSLERSAAALQRFGSSGTPYGDYRAMLQNEACDGVVVVAQPGDQPSLVLDCIRAGKNVYVDKPLGWNATEALVMAEAAEKAGVVLMVGFMKRYAPVYQKLKALIEDGSLGAARSFQVKFAVDSTPFCKDEEQFIKLAAIHMVDLTRYLFGKAAQVSGMSGSSGECISQSLSIKFASGVVGSLSFSGMSAWSRESESVLVTFDQGFALADELNTLKIHRSYSGSRLPWQSLEEQDTVLTPSASAMSGGLRDLYLRGFVGEMEHFMDCCRKGQAPLSSGRDNVQTMELCDLILSALA is encoded by the coding sequence GTGAGTACGATCAAGCTTTGTTTCATCGGGGCAGGCTTCCATGCCGCCACGAATATATATCCTGCGGCAGTGGAAGCGAAGGCGGACATTCAAGCTATTGCGACCCGCAGCCTGGAGCGTTCGGCAGCTGCGCTTCAGCGTTTCGGGAGCAGCGGGACACCATACGGGGATTATAGAGCGATGCTCCAGAATGAAGCCTGCGACGGCGTGGTTGTGGTAGCCCAGCCCGGGGATCAGCCTTCACTTGTGCTGGACTGCATCCGGGCAGGCAAAAATGTCTATGTAGACAAACCGCTGGGCTGGAATGCAACGGAGGCGCTTGTGATGGCAGAGGCTGCGGAGAAAGCAGGGGTTGTTCTGATGGTCGGCTTTATGAAGCGGTATGCTCCTGTGTATCAGAAACTTAAAGCACTTATTGAGGATGGAAGTCTGGGTGCCGCCAGATCTTTTCAGGTGAAGTTTGCCGTGGACAGTACCCCCTTCTGTAAGGATGAGGAACAGTTCATTAAGCTGGCGGCCATTCATATGGTCGATCTGACCCGATATTTGTTCGGAAAGGCCGCTCAGGTGTCAGGCATGTCGGGCAGCAGCGGGGAGTGTATCTCGCAGAGTCTCTCCATAAAGTTTGCCAGCGGTGTAGTGGGCAGCCTGTCTTTCTCCGGCATGAGCGCATGGTCCAGGGAGAGCGAGAGTGTGCTGGTTACTTTCGACCAGGGGTTTGCCCTTGCCGATGAGCTCAACACGCTTAAGATCCACAGATCGTATTCCGGCAGCAGGCTGCCGTGGCAATCGCTGGAGGAGCAGGATACCGTCCTGACACCTTCGGCTTCGGCGATGTCCGGCGGTCTTAGAGATCTGTATCTCCGGGGTTTTGTCGGGGAAATGGAGCATTTCATGGACTGCTGCCGGAAGGGTCAGGCTCCGCTGTCCAGCGGAAGGGATAATGTACAGACGATGGAATTATGCGATCTGATCTTATCGGCACTGGCTTAA